One segment of Anatilimnocola aggregata DNA contains the following:
- a CDS encoding DUF1295 domain-containing protein — MNTLAGHLFWIWLASAVFMLLMWLIQLRTKNAAIVDIAWTFLVGAGGLAACYFASGDIARRQLTAVLIALWALRLDAHLIARFWGEPEEGRYQAMRKAWGPATNLRMLAFYQYQALSVPLFVWSVALAAANPAPLFQVTDGLALVIWLVGVSGVSLADWQLTRFKATAAQRGLKGTTCRDGLWRYSRHPNYFFEWVHWWTFLLLAWGGPWFWLAAGTPLVLLYFLLFVTGIPPTEAQGIVSRGDDYRDYQRTTSPFVPWFPRSSA, encoded by the coding sequence GTGAACACTTTGGCTGGGCATTTGTTTTGGATTTGGCTTGCTTCGGCAGTTTTTATGCTGCTGATGTGGCTGATTCAACTGCGCACCAAGAATGCCGCGATTGTCGATATCGCCTGGACGTTCCTGGTTGGTGCGGGTGGCCTGGCCGCTTGCTACTTCGCCAGTGGAGACATCGCCCGTCGGCAGTTGACGGCAGTATTGATCGCCCTCTGGGCCCTGCGGCTCGATGCTCACCTGATTGCCCGCTTCTGGGGCGAGCCCGAAGAGGGGCGCTATCAAGCGATGCGCAAAGCCTGGGGACCGGCGACGAACTTGCGAATGCTCGCCTTTTATCAGTATCAAGCGCTGAGCGTGCCGCTGTTCGTGTGGTCGGTGGCCTTGGCGGCCGCCAATCCCGCGCCGCTGTTTCAGGTCACCGATGGACTGGCCCTCGTCATTTGGCTGGTGGGCGTGAGCGGAGTGTCGCTGGCCGATTGGCAACTGACGCGTTTCAAGGCGACAGCTGCCCAGCGAGGACTCAAGGGGACGACGTGTCGCGATGGTTTGTGGCGTTACTCGCGGCATCCGAACTATTTTTTTGAATGGGTCCATTGGTGGACCTTCTTACTGCTCGCCTGGGGTGGGCCCTGGTTCTGGCTGGCGGCGGGGACTCCGCTGGTGCTCCTCTATTTCCTGCTGTTTGTGACCGGCATTCCGCCGACCGAAGCCCAAGGCATCGTCAGTCGCGGCGACGACTACCGCGACTATCAGCGGACCACGAGCCCGTTTGTGCCGTGGTTTCCCCGGTCTTCCGCTTGA
- a CDS encoding M48 family metalloprotease, whose translation MPTNEDLIDKYMNARGGRLVPGNDELARTVAYLKWRANGNIDVVRQTFPKLPHIHFDIFDSWDANAIAFKYGQVYFIGVSRGIVGLLGVMFDRIMGDKSLLDFLGDSSKERESMPNIPLGPDFVNSMKEVEIFGQPIDPMRHAVAQRMKDLAFDFVFAHEFAHIANGHLDYWSDRYGYSEIQELSESSKIANVNQNWVRQVIELDADRTGVFMTLSSELGKVLGHSSRPAEPVAGLYDLPSIILQLWCISVASVARLFGDDLLEAEGSPIPLYPSWRLRSIGMQRMAHRIVRAGDFPTRLKWEDLNIPDSILSSTYHYVEEIFSKISGMPPVTRGLLDATSERGWKRTSQLDEIWTKLRPDLERFAYVALHE comes from the coding sequence ATGCCAACTAATGAAGACCTAATCGATAAATACATGAATGCACGCGGTGGCAGACTCGTTCCGGGTAATGATGAGCTTGCACGGACGGTTGCTTACCTAAAATGGCGAGCCAACGGAAACATCGACGTCGTCCGACAGACATTCCCAAAGTTACCACACATCCATTTTGACATCTTTGATTCATGGGATGCAAATGCTATTGCATTCAAGTACGGCCAAGTTTATTTCATTGGCGTTTCTCGTGGAATCGTTGGATTGTTGGGCGTGATGTTCGACAGAATAATGGGAGACAAATCGTTGCTCGATTTCCTCGGCGACTCTTCGAAAGAACGAGAAAGCATGCCGAATATTCCGCTCGGTCCTGACTTTGTCAATTCAATGAAAGAGGTGGAGATCTTCGGTCAACCCATAGATCCTATGCGTCACGCCGTGGCGCAGCGAATGAAGGACTTGGCTTTTGATTTTGTCTTTGCACATGAGTTTGCCCACATTGCAAACGGCCATCTTGATTATTGGAGCGACAGATATGGATATTCAGAGATTCAGGAACTAAGCGAGTCGTCCAAAATCGCTAACGTGAACCAGAACTGGGTTCGCCAAGTGATCGAGTTGGATGCTGATCGAACGGGGGTCTTTATGACTTTGTCTAGTGAACTGGGCAAAGTCCTCGGACACTCTTCTCGGCCCGCAGAGCCCGTCGCAGGTCTTTACGACCTGCCCTCAATTATACTGCAACTTTGGTGTATTTCAGTTGCTTCTGTTGCCCGTTTATTCGGGGATGACTTGTTGGAGGCTGAAGGAAGCCCAATTCCTCTCTATCCTTCCTGGCGCCTAAGGTCAATTGGAATGCAGAGAATGGCGCACCGAATCGTTAGGGCTGGCGATTTTCCCACTCGCCTAAAATGGGAGGACCTCAACATTCCGGACAGCATACTTTCCTCGACGTACCACTACGTCGAGGAGATTTTTTCCAAGATTTCCGGTATGCCGCCCGTAACTCGCGGGTTACTTGATGCAACAAGCGAACGTGGATGGAAGCGAACTTCACAATTGGATGAGATCTGGACGAAGTTGCGCCCAGACTTAGAAAGATTTGCTTATGTGGCTCTTCATGAATAA
- a CDS encoding PEGA domain-containing protein → MTIRSFPAGAQVFVDDQEIGTTPCSTAFTYYATRKIMLVKDGYKTETLYHEFTVPWYQYVPLDFINENLNPREIRDERIVDVTLAPQENVSPEKLLERANNMRSGARLGIVTPLPDVPPGGVLPKIGVPGEGLPGGQPIPYQSLPTPSSSPLTNPAATPLGPPASTLGPQSLAPGSLAPGSLAPQSLAPPTFAPPLPSSNFGQQQPAGSMPPSGAVPPPGSPSQFFPSRAFQ, encoded by the coding sequence ATGACCATTCGCAGCTTTCCTGCGGGCGCGCAGGTGTTTGTCGACGATCAGGAAATCGGCACCACTCCTTGCTCCACGGCGTTTACTTATTACGCCACGCGGAAGATCATGTTGGTGAAGGATGGCTACAAGACCGAAACGCTGTACCACGAATTCACGGTCCCCTGGTATCAGTACGTGCCGCTCGACTTCATCAACGAGAACCTGAACCCGCGTGAAATCCGCGACGAGCGCATCGTCGATGTTACGCTTGCGCCGCAAGAAAATGTCTCGCCCGAAAAACTGCTCGAGCGGGCCAACAACATGCGCTCCGGTGCCCGCTTGGGCATCGTCACCCCGCTGCCCGATGTACCTCCCGGCGGTGTGCTCCCCAAGATCGGCGTCCCCGGCGAAGGCTTGCCCGGCGGCCAGCCCATTCCTTATCAATCACTCCCCACCCCCAGTTCATCGCCCCTGACGAACCCGGCCGCCACGCCGCTGGGCCCGCCGGCATCGACACTCGGTCCGCAGTCGCTGGCTCCTGGTTCATTGGCTCCTGGTTCGCTGGCGCCGCAGTCCCTTGCGCCCCCCACCTTTGCTCCGCCGCTGCCGAGTTCCAATTTCGGTCAGCAGCAACCAGCGGGCAGCATGCCACCGAGCGGCGCGGTTCCTCCTCCCGGTTCGCCGTCGCAGTTCTTCCCGAGCCGGGCGTTTCAATAA
- a CDS encoding aldose 1-epimerase family protein produces MTTRSWTLLHQADNTRTDHTVITPQDLGVDGAWKIEKRTLHGGLSEGVDEIRVNNGKLTFSILPTRGMGLWKAWLGDLEIGWKSPVHGPVNPAFVNVGEPSGLGWLDGFDELLVRCGLESNGAPEFDKETGRLKYPVHGRIANRPATHVSVTVDTTTQEITVRGIVEETRFHFLKLRMVTQFSTRFNDSSLTIHDEIENFSAGPAEMQMLYHANFGLPLLDGGSRVVCPAKTVVPRNDRAASGIRTWDSFPAPEAGYEEMVYFLELYAADDGWTRTVLKNAHSTQGISLVFNKRQLPCFSLWKNTTAENDGYVTGLEPGTNFPNPRSYEGEQGRVVKIDGGKRAAFLLTLEIHPTSKDVADAEAAVHKIRAGRDAQVWDKPQPGWCS; encoded by the coding sequence ATGACGACTCGCTCCTGGACTCTCCTGCATCAAGCCGATAACACCCGCACCGACCACACCGTCATCACGCCGCAAGACCTCGGCGTCGATGGTGCCTGGAAGATCGAAAAACGGACCCTGCACGGCGGCCTCAGCGAAGGGGTCGATGAGATCCGCGTCAACAACGGCAAGCTCACGTTTTCCATTCTGCCCACGCGTGGCATGGGCCTGTGGAAGGCCTGGCTCGGCGATCTCGAAATCGGTTGGAAGTCCCCTGTGCATGGGCCGGTCAATCCGGCCTTCGTGAATGTCGGCGAACCTAGCGGTCTCGGCTGGCTCGATGGCTTCGACGAACTGCTGGTCCGCTGCGGGCTCGAAAGCAACGGCGCCCCCGAGTTCGACAAAGAGACCGGCCGGCTGAAGTATCCCGTCCACGGCCGCATCGCCAATCGCCCGGCCACTCACGTCTCGGTCACCGTCGACACCACCACACAAGAGATCACCGTGCGGGGCATTGTCGAAGAGACTCGCTTCCATTTTCTGAAGCTCCGCATGGTCACGCAGTTCAGCACCCGGTTCAACGACAGCAGTCTGACCATTCACGACGAGATCGAGAACTTCTCGGCCGGCCCTGCCGAAATGCAGATGCTCTATCACGCCAACTTCGGGCTCCCGCTGCTCGACGGTGGCTCGCGGGTCGTCTGTCCGGCGAAAACCGTCGTCCCTCGCAACGACCGCGCGGCCAGCGGCATCCGCACCTGGGATAGCTTCCCCGCACCCGAAGCGGGCTACGAAGAAATGGTCTACTTCCTCGAACTCTATGCAGCCGACGACGGCTGGACCCGCACGGTGCTCAAGAACGCCCACAGCACCCAGGGCATCAGCCTGGTCTTCAACAAACGGCAACTCCCCTGCTTCTCGTTGTGGAAAAACACGACGGCCGAAAACGATGGCTACGTGACCGGCCTCGAACCAGGCACCAACTTCCCCAACCCCCGCAGCTACGAAGGGGAACAGGGCCGAGTGGTGAAGATCGACGGCGGCAAACGAGCTGCCTTTCTATTGACTCTCGAAATTCATCCCACCTCCAAAGACGTTGCCGATGCTGAAGCGGCCGTCCACAAAATCCGCGCAGGGCGCGATGCCCAAGTCTGGGATAAACCCCAGCCCGGCTGGTGTTCCTAA
- the thiC gene encoding phosphomethylpyrimidine synthase ThiC, protein MAQLALHRKFFSPTRIMTTQILAARAGEITPEMEFVAQRESLTAEKVREEVAIGRMVIPANKVHLAGRLEPMAIGIAARCKINANIGNSAVTSKVQDELDKLHTAVHFGADTVMDLSTGKDIDNIRAEIIKNSPVPIGTVPIYQMLEELGGNIEDMRPQHFLDMVEHQAKQGVDYMTVHCGVLMEHLPLTMGRVTGIVSRGGSLIAKWMMAHRKQNPLYEHFGDLCDIMREYDVTWSLGDGLRPGSLADASDKAQFAELEVLGRCTQMGWDKGTQVMVEGPGHVPMDQIDMNIKKQIEICQGAPFYVLGPLVTDIAPGYDHITSAIGAALAGWSGAAMLCYVTPKEHLGLPNKEDVKQGVIAYKIAAHAADVARQRPGARDRDDALSRARFGFDWNEQFRLSLDPETARAYHDETLPQDTFKSAHFCSMCGPKYCSMKITEDIRKMAVAGDLSVKEETPKDSLLTLNAGS, encoded by the coding sequence ATGGCCCAGCTGGCCCTCCATCGAAAATTCTTCAGCCCGACGAGAATCATGACCACTCAAATCCTTGCTGCCCGTGCCGGTGAAATCACTCCCGAAATGGAATTCGTTGCCCAGCGCGAAAGCCTGACCGCTGAGAAGGTCCGCGAGGAAGTGGCAATTGGCCGCATGGTCATTCCCGCTAACAAGGTCCACCTCGCCGGCCGCTTAGAGCCCATGGCCATCGGCATCGCTGCCCGCTGCAAGATCAACGCCAACATCGGCAACAGTGCCGTCACCAGCAAGGTGCAGGACGAACTCGATAAGCTGCACACCGCCGTTCACTTCGGTGCCGATACGGTCATGGACCTGTCGACCGGCAAAGACATCGACAACATCCGCGCCGAGATCATCAAGAATTCGCCCGTGCCGATCGGCACCGTGCCGATTTACCAGATGCTGGAAGAACTCGGCGGCAATATCGAGGATATGCGCCCGCAGCACTTCCTGGACATGGTCGAACATCAGGCCAAGCAGGGGGTCGACTACATGACCGTCCACTGCGGCGTGCTCATGGAACACCTGCCCCTCACGATGGGTCGCGTCACGGGCATCGTCAGCCGCGGCGGCAGCTTGATTGCCAAGTGGATGATGGCCCACCGCAAACAGAACCCCCTGTACGAACACTTTGGCGACCTGTGCGACATCATGCGCGAGTACGATGTGACCTGGAGCCTCGGCGACGGTCTTCGCCCCGGCAGCCTGGCCGACGCCAGCGACAAGGCTCAATTCGCCGAGCTCGAAGTCCTCGGCCGCTGCACGCAAATGGGCTGGGACAAGGGAACGCAAGTCATGGTCGAAGGCCCCGGCCACGTGCCGATGGACCAGATCGACATGAACATCAAGAAGCAGATCGAAATCTGCCAAGGTGCGCCGTTCTACGTCCTGGGACCACTCGTCACCGACATCGCCCCCGGCTACGACCACATCACGTCAGCCATCGGCGCCGCCCTTGCAGGCTGGAGCGGCGCGGCGATGCTCTGCTACGTCACGCCCAAAGAACACCTGGGCCTGCCGAACAAGGAAGACGTCAAGCAAGGTGTGATCGCCTACAAGATCGCCGCTCACGCCGCCGACGTCGCTCGCCAGCGCCCCGGTGCTCGCGACCGCGACGACGCCCTCAGCCGCGCCCGCTTTGGCTTCGACTGGAACGAGCAATTCCGCCTCTCGCTCGACCCCGAGACTGCCCGCGCCTATCACGACGAAACGCTCCCCCAAGACACCTTCAAGTCTGCTCATTTCTGCAGCATGTGCGGCCCCAAGTACTGCTCCATGAAGATCACCGAAGACATCCGCAAGATGGCAGTGGCGGGTGACCTAAGCGTGAAGGAAGAAACGCCGAAGGACAGCCTGCTGACGCTGAACGCGGGATCGTAG
- a CDS encoding DUF1559 domain-containing protein, whose product MGCVNGRRGFTRRVLPVKNRIFPALNSGFTLVELLVVIAIIGVLVALLLPAVQAARESARRTQCANNLKQFGLSFQNHHDTYGRLPSAGGNSTGNPPTDRREWGWGYEVLPYIEQRPLFENSNDTLVRSTVLKSYVCPTRRQPKLFNGTSRSDYAGNGATRADSDGATGPVAKCDALSSAFKSGKVRLGEVTDGTANVVLLGEKLVNRPTMGGSSSPDDWSDNETWAGPGYPDGDVMRGSLPVGSLWYTPIADTKLATPPHNQLFFRFGSAHPSGAQFVYCDGSVRTIAFNVDATNFMRACVLNDGEPVN is encoded by the coding sequence ATGGGTTGCGTGAATGGCAGGCGTGGTTTTACCCGCCGGGTGCTCCCGGTAAAGAACCGGATATTCCCGGCTTTAAACTCGGGTTTCACACTCGTCGAGTTGTTGGTGGTGATTGCCATTATCGGCGTTCTGGTGGCGCTCTTGCTGCCGGCGGTTCAAGCTGCGCGCGAATCGGCGCGGCGGACGCAGTGCGCCAATAACCTCAAGCAGTTTGGGCTGTCGTTCCAAAACCATCACGATACCTATGGCCGCTTGCCGTCTGCGGGTGGCAACAGCACTGGAAATCCTCCCACGGACCGGCGGGAGTGGGGCTGGGGCTATGAAGTGTTGCCATACATTGAGCAGCGGCCGCTGTTCGAAAATTCCAATGACACTCTCGTGCGCTCGACGGTTCTGAAATCGTACGTCTGTCCGACGCGACGCCAGCCCAAGCTGTTCAACGGCACGTCGCGGTCTGACTATGCCGGCAATGGTGCCACGCGGGCGGATTCGGATGGGGCCACGGGGCCTGTCGCCAAGTGCGACGCGCTGAGCTCCGCATTCAAGAGTGGCAAGGTTCGTCTGGGGGAAGTCACCGACGGAACCGCGAATGTCGTGTTGCTGGGCGAGAAATTGGTCAATCGGCCAACCATGGGTGGTTCCAGCTCGCCCGACGACTGGAGCGATAACGAAACCTGGGCCGGTCCGGGCTATCCCGACGGCGACGTCATGCGCGGCAGTTTGCCGGTGGGGAGCCTGTGGTATACGCCGATTGCCGACACCAAACTAGCCACACCTCCGCACAATCAACTTTTTTTCCGGTTTGGCTCCGCGCATCCCAGTGGCGCGCAGTTCGTCTATTGCGATGGCTCGGTGCGGACGATTGCCTTCAACGTCGATGCCACCAACTTTATGCGGGCGTGCGTTCTGAACGACGGCGAGCCCGTGAATTGA
- a CDS encoding PadR family transcriptional regulator, giving the protein MIDKFERDLLRGSLDLMILSVLAGGKKYGYLLQKQVRDASAGRIDLPAGTLYPLLHRLEEDKLIRSSWDDESGRKRKWYELTAAGQKRLKSQAQQWFDYAQCVRELLQSAAIIPKPA; this is encoded by the coding sequence ATGATCGATAAGTTTGAGCGCGACCTGCTCCGCGGCAGTTTGGACCTGATGATTCTCTCGGTCCTCGCGGGTGGCAAAAAATATGGCTATCTGCTGCAAAAGCAGGTGCGCGATGCCAGTGCCGGACGCATCGATCTTCCTGCCGGCACCCTCTATCCGCTGCTGCACCGCCTGGAAGAAGACAAACTCATCCGCAGTTCGTGGGACGACGAGTCGGGGCGCAAGCGAAAGTGGTACGAGTTGACGGCGGCGGGGCAAAAGCGGCTGAAGTCGCAGGCCCAGCAGTGGTTCGACTATGCTCAATGCGTGCGCGAACTTCTGCAGTCGGCAGCGATCATTCCCAAGCCGGCGTAG
- the rny gene encoding ribonuclease Y: MDNPVVVGAIAAAVAAVLTFGVVKFLDRLRKVDAENQAKEILDRAARDAASKVKEAELAIKERELASKAETEKQLTKSRDELRERERAVEKRSEQVQQSSDDLRKQERIVETTQRRLAERLEDSSRRNEELAKLIEAQRTTLHNLSGLSPGEASKRLLDTLEQELQQEMGSIILRHERRVQEQVEQKSRDILLTAIQRYASAHTAESTTSTVDIPNDEMKGRIIGREGRNIRAFEKATGVDVIIDDTPGVVIVSGFDPVRREVARQSLAKLIADGRIHPSRIEEIAAETTKEIEGFIQKKGEEAAEEVGAHGLHPRVIYMLGRLHFRTSYSQNVLRHSVEVAFLSGLLAEMVGLDGTLARRAGLLHDIGKAADHELEGGHPKIGADLLKRHNEKVEVVHAAFGHHDEIVTEYPYTMLVATADACSASRPGARRESLERYIKRMEELESIACGFPGVEQAFAIQAGRELRVLASSRDTDDAKAAKLCRDIAMAFEEQLTYPGEIKVTVVRESRFIEVAR, encoded by the coding sequence GTGGACAATCCTGTAGTAGTCGGTGCGATTGCGGCAGCAGTTGCAGCCGTGTTGACGTTTGGCGTAGTAAAGTTTCTCGATCGACTGCGCAAGGTCGATGCCGAAAACCAGGCCAAAGAAATTCTCGACCGCGCCGCGCGCGATGCTGCTTCCAAGGTGAAGGAAGCTGAGCTGGCCATTAAAGAGCGGGAGTTAGCTTCCAAGGCTGAAACCGAGAAGCAGTTGACCAAGAGCCGCGACGAATTGCGCGAACGCGAACGGGCCGTTGAAAAGCGATCCGAGCAAGTGCAGCAATCGAGTGACGACCTCCGCAAGCAAGAGCGGATTGTCGAGACCACCCAGCGCCGCCTGGCCGAACGACTGGAAGACTCCAGCCGTCGCAACGAAGAACTGGCAAAACTGATCGAAGCTCAACGCACCACGCTCCACAACCTCAGCGGACTTTCGCCCGGCGAGGCTTCCAAGCGACTCCTCGATACGCTCGAACAAGAGTTGCAGCAAGAGATGGGTTCCATCATCCTGCGGCACGAACGCCGCGTGCAGGAGCAGGTCGAGCAGAAGTCGCGAGACATCCTGCTCACCGCAATTCAGCGCTATGCTTCTGCCCACACCGCAGAAAGCACGACGAGCACGGTCGACATCCCCAACGACGAAATGAAGGGACGCATCATCGGTCGCGAAGGTCGCAATATTCGCGCGTTCGAAAAGGCGACCGGAGTCGACGTGATTATCGACGATACTCCCGGCGTCGTCATCGTCAGCGGGTTCGATCCAGTCCGCCGCGAAGTGGCCCGCCAATCGCTGGCCAAGCTGATTGCCGATGGTCGTATTCATCCTTCGCGAATCGAAGAGATTGCGGCGGAAACGACCAAGGAGATCGAAGGCTTCATTCAAAAGAAGGGTGAAGAAGCTGCCGAAGAAGTTGGCGCGCATGGCCTGCATCCGCGCGTCATCTACATGCTCGGTCGGCTTCACTTCCGCACCAGCTATAGCCAGAACGTGCTGCGGCATAGTGTCGAAGTGGCTTTCCTCTCGGGCCTGCTGGCGGAAATGGTGGGCCTCGATGGCACGCTCGCTCGCCGCGCGGGATTGCTGCACGATATTGGCAAAGCGGCCGATCACGAGCTCGAAGGTGGTCACCCCAAGATCGGTGCCGACCTGCTCAAGCGGCACAACGAGAAGGTCGAAGTGGTTCACGCGGCGTTTGGTCATCACGACGAAATAGTCACCGAGTATCCTTACACCATGCTCGTCGCCACTGCCGATGCCTGCAGTGCTTCGCGACCTGGTGCTCGCCGCGAATCGCTCGAGCGCTACATCAAGCGAATGGAAGAACTCGAGTCGATCGCCTGCGGATTTCCCGGCGTCGAACAAGCGTTCGCGATTCAAGCCGGTCGCGAACTGCGCGTCCTCGCTAGCTCGCGCGATACTGACGATGCCAAGGCAGCAAAACTCTGCCGCGATATCGCCATGGCCTTCGAAGAACAGTTGACCTACCCCGGCGAGATCAAAGTTACCGTGGTGCGTGAATCGCGATTCATTGAAGTGGCGAGGTAA
- a CDS encoding TIGR00282 family metallophosphoesterase has product MRGTSVRILLIGDIVGKPGQRIVMQALKPLRTREQIDFVIANAENALDGSGLSPTIYKKLVAAGVDCITLGDHIYRRNEISATLNSEGNIVKPANYPAKAPGKNWAVVKATNGESVGVFSLLGRVFMKPVDCPFQAAERVLAELPAEVKIRVLDFHAEATSDKQLMGRMLDGRVSAVLGTHTHVSTADEQIFPGGTAFQCDVGMTGPHESILGRRIDRVLETTITFQPTQFDVATGDVQLHGTLVDVDPATGHATAIRRLVLKQAEADSLAAPSADPS; this is encoded by the coding sequence TTGAGAGGCACCTCTGTGCGCATTCTGCTGATTGGCGACATCGTCGGCAAACCGGGGCAGCGGATTGTCATGCAGGCGCTCAAACCGCTGCGCACGCGCGAGCAAATCGACTTCGTCATTGCCAATGCCGAGAACGCCCTCGATGGCAGCGGCCTCAGCCCGACGATCTATAAAAAGCTGGTTGCCGCCGGCGTCGATTGCATCACGCTGGGCGATCATATTTATCGCCGCAACGAGATCAGCGCGACCCTCAACAGCGAGGGGAACATCGTCAAGCCGGCGAACTATCCCGCCAAAGCTCCGGGCAAAAACTGGGCGGTGGTGAAAGCCACGAATGGTGAATCGGTCGGGGTCTTCTCGCTCCTGGGCCGCGTCTTTATGAAGCCCGTCGATTGTCCCTTTCAAGCTGCCGAACGAGTGCTGGCCGAGTTGCCCGCCGAGGTCAAAATCCGCGTCCTCGATTTTCATGCCGAGGCCACCAGCGACAAACAACTGATGGGGCGCATGTTGGACGGCCGCGTGAGTGCCGTGCTGGGCACGCATACGCATGTGTCGACCGCCGACGAACAAATCTTTCCTGGCGGCACGGCCTTTCAATGCGATGTCGGCATGACCGGCCCGCACGAGAGCATCCTTGGCCGTAGAATCGACCGCGTCCTGGAGACTACAATCACTTTTCAGCCGACGCAGTTCGATGTGGCGACCGGCGACGTGCAACTGCACGGCACGCTGGTCGACGTCGATCCCGCTACCGGCCACGCCACCGCCATTCGCCGCCTGGTTCTTAAGCAGGCCGAAGCTGACTCGCTCGCCGCGCCGTCGGCTGACCCATCGTAG
- a CDS encoding type II toxin-antitoxin system VapC family toxin yields the protein MAGKHLLDTNIIIAIFKRDANVLQRLATATEAFVPLIAIGELYYGAQHSAQVQRNMQEVQAFATQSQVLGCDLVTAEIYGQIKNELKAQGFPIPENDVWIAAIARQHDLIVATRDQHFQKVNGLTVESW from the coding sequence ATGGCTGGTAAGCACCTGCTCGATACCAACATCATCATTGCGATCTTCAAACGAGACGCGAACGTACTTCAGCGTCTCGCCACTGCCACCGAAGCCTTCGTTCCCCTCATCGCCATCGGCGAACTCTACTATGGGGCACAACACTCCGCGCAAGTGCAACGGAACATGCAAGAGGTTCAAGCCTTCGCAACCCAATCGCAGGTGTTAGGTTGCGATCTCGTAACTGCGGAGATTTACGGACAAATCAAAAACGAATTGAAAGCCCAAGGTTTTCCTATCCCGGAAAACGACGTTTGGATCGCTGCTATCGCACGCCAGCACGACCTAATTGTCGCTACTCGCGACCAGCACTTTCAGAAAGTGAATGGATTGACGGTTGAAAGTTGGTAA
- a CDS encoding transposase codes for MSHQDPSRSQQGRSQVVVAEFQADQLKQSLERLLGEGDWGAIRFRDDCTWGPRQLAATALLWAWSDELTLGDRFFAARRLAQFLFAPQQEFASSVQAFMKLLLRWTVLLVGVLQVTFRRQMQRALPTLWRVHGLVLFGIDGSRVDVPRSKSHEAAHAPVRDGKGRKLKRNRRQKPRTAIHSRKASVPQMWLTLLFHVGTGLPWSWRIGPTGSSEREHWLAMLDELPSNALITADAGFVGYDCLRAVVNSGRHFLVRVGSNVRLLYKLGFSREVVGTVYLWPDRAARRSQPPLVLRLVVATGGKYPVYLLTSVGEEELSRGQVLDVYRRRWGVELFFRHLKQTYQRRKLRSTNAAHARLELEWSLLGLWSMALDAQVQATRVQLDPTQLSLAGVWRTYRRLMRDYRHPLARQQSLPHQLPQAVRDTYERANKSSRNYPRKKRPDPPAGSPEFLLATKSQIHRARYLTTAA; via the coding sequence ATGTCGCATCAAGACCCTAGTCGAAGTCAGCAAGGTCGAAGTCAGGTTGTCGTTGCCGAGTTCCAAGCGGATCAGCTCAAGCAGTCACTGGAGCGATTGCTCGGCGAGGGGGACTGGGGTGCGATTCGGTTTCGTGACGACTGCACGTGGGGCCCACGGCAATTGGCGGCCACGGCGTTGCTCTGGGCTTGGTCGGATGAACTCACGCTGGGGGACCGCTTCTTTGCTGCCCGCAGATTAGCTCAATTTCTGTTTGCGCCGCAACAGGAGTTTGCCAGTTCGGTGCAAGCCTTCATGAAGTTGCTGCTGCGTTGGACGGTGCTGCTGGTCGGCGTATTGCAGGTGACGTTTCGACGGCAGATGCAGCGTGCATTACCCACCCTTTGGCGAGTTCATGGCCTGGTCCTCTTCGGCATTGATGGCAGCCGAGTCGACGTGCCGCGAAGCAAGTCACACGAGGCGGCACATGCTCCGGTTCGCGATGGTAAGGGACGAAAACTCAAACGCAATCGTCGCCAGAAACCGCGCACCGCGATTCACTCGCGCAAGGCAAGCGTCCCGCAAATGTGGTTGACCCTGCTGTTTCACGTCGGCACAGGACTGCCTTGGTCGTGGCGAATCGGTCCGACCGGCAGTAGCGAGCGCGAGCATTGGTTGGCGATGCTCGACGAACTTCCGAGCAATGCCCTGATCACCGCCGATGCTGGCTTCGTGGGTTACGATTGTCTGCGCGCCGTTGTTAACAGTGGTCGCCATTTCCTGGTGCGAGTCGGTTCGAATGTGCGTCTGCTGTACAAGCTGGGCTTCTCCCGCGAAGTCGTTGGCACGGTGTATCTCTGGCCCGATCGTGCTGCCCGTCGCAGTCAGCCGCCGCTCGTGTTACGCCTCGTCGTGGCCACTGGTGGAAAGTATCCGGTCTACTTGCTCACCAGCGTCGGAGAAGAAGAATTATCGCGCGGGCAAGTCCTCGACGTTTACCGTCGTCGCTGGGGCGTGGAACTCTTCTTTCGCCACTTGAAGCAAACGTATCAGCGCCGCAAACTTCGCAGCACCAATGCCGCGCATGCGCGTTTGGAGTTGGAGTGGTCGCTGCTGGGACTATGGAGCATGGCGCTCGATGCTCAGGTCCAAGCGACGCGCGTACAACTAGATCCTACTCAACTCAGCCTAGCGGGCGTCTGGCGCACGTATCGGCGGCTGATGCGCGACTATCGACATCCGCTGGCTCGGCAACAATCGCTCCCCCACCAACTCCCTCAAGCAGTGCGCGACACCTACGAGCGAGCCAACAAATCCAGCCGCAACTATCCTCGCAAAAAACGTCCCGACCCGCCCGCTGGCTCTCCCGAGTTCCTACTCGCCACCAAGTCCCAAATCCATCGCGCCCGCTACCTCACGACCGCTGCCTAA